CCTGCGCTGCCTGGAACAGTCTGCTTTTTCTGTCGTTCCAGATTCGTTTCCGTATTTTCGCATCCTTCCGAACCTTTTTTTAACAGGGCAAGATAGTGACCTTCCCCTTTCATGCAATGCGGGAAAATCCGGACTGTTTTCACAAGATCTTCTCTGTCATCTTTCGGAATTCCCGGTCGGAATCCCTCATATCCCTTCATTTCACAGATTTCAAATTCCGGGAACTGCTCCAGAAGAGACAGGATCGTCTCTTCATTTTCACGACGGTCAAAGGTACAGGTTGAGTACAGGATCATTCCTCCCGGTTTCAACATTTCTGCCGCCTGAGCGATAATGCTTTTCTGGATTTTCGAGAAAAATTCCGGCCCGTGTTCTTCCCAGGCTTTCACCATTCTCTTTTCCTTCCGGAACATTCCCTCTCCGGAGCAAGGGGCATCGATCAGAATTTTGTCAAAATATTCTCTGAAATAAGAAATCAGTTTTCCCGGCTCTTCACTTAGAACCAGCAGATTTCCGACGCCGGACAATTCCAGATTTTTCAAAAGTCCCTTTGCCCTGGAACTGCTGATATCATTTGCCGCAAGCACGCCTTCTCTGCCAAGCTTTGACGCGAGTTCCGTGGCCTTTCCGCCCGGTGCCGCGCATACATCCAACACCTTTTCCCTCGGCTGCACCGGCAATCTGTTGGCAGGAGTCATGGCACTTGGTTCCTGCAGATAATACAATCCGGCCGCATAATAGGGGTGTTTTGCCGGCTGGATGCTGTCTCCGTCATAATAGAATCCGTTTTCAATCCACGGGATCGGTTCCAACTTCCATGGACAGATCTTCTGAAAGTCCTCCACAGAAATCTTTAACGTATTTACACGCAGACCATAATATCGCTTTTCCTCGTAACAATCTATGTAATCCTGAAATTCCTCACCCAAAAGGTCTTTCATCTTTTCTTCAAATGCAACCGGTAATTTCATAAAGTGTTTCTTTCCTTTCTTATGTCCGCTATTTGCAATCCTCCGCTCAGTATATCATGAATTCTTGTATTGCGCCAGTTGTTGAAAACACTTGTCTCACAGAATTCACAGATCGATCTTTCAGATAACACAACACCGGATAGGGATTGATACTGATTTCCTGCTCTCCCCGGTTCAGATAGATTCCCACGTGTAAATGTACCGGGAACTTTCCTGTGGTACCTTCCTCTCCATATCCGCTGTCGCCCATAAATCCCAGAAAATCTCCGGCTTTTACCGGATCTCCCTCTTTCAGATTCGCATAGGAATCCAGATGTGCATAATAAAAATACGCTCCTCCCGGTGCAAGGATGCCCAGACGGTATCCTCCTTTTTCCAGCCATCCTTTCTGGCTTACGATTCCGTCCGTCATGCTGACGATCGGATAGGTTCCACGCTTATTTTCCTTCGGCATTAGATCCGTTCCCTCATGTCCGCGTTTGCCACCGTACGTCCGTTCCTGCATCCAACTGTTTCCGAATGTGATCCGGTTCTCATCAGCCCCATTTCCCGAAGCCACCGGAAAATACTGAACATCATTCCAGATCTGACGGCAGGTATCCGCATAGTCCTCGTAGCCACGTTGCCTTTGCCACCAATTCATCCGTTTCTTCCATTTTTTCGTATCTGTCAGCCTTTCGGTTTCTGTGAGAATTTTTGCATCTGTCAGATAGAATGTATCTTCTCCATAATTGGTTTCCAGGAAATAGAATCCAACAGCCTCTCCCGGATCCTCAAAGTTTCCAATCTCTTCCAGAAATGTCTCAGACACCGGCTGGCTTCGAAAATCCTCTTCCAGATAGAATGTCTCGGAAATCCTTCCTTTTTTTGCTTCCTCTTCCAGTATTCTTTGATCTGTTACTGTAAAAAACACCAGACCCACCAGAAAAATCAGCATTTTTTTCATACAGTCAAAGCCTCTAAGATCTTCAGGATCAGTTTCCAGGTTCGTCCGGTAGACTCTATATCCAGACGTTCCTTTACGGAATGGATATCGTAAATCTGCGGGCCAAATGACACGCAGTCAAATTCCTCTTTCTTTCCTGCAAAAATGCCGCACTCCAATCCGGCATGGATCGTCAGAAACTGCGGATCTTTTCCATATAAAGTATGGTAGCAGTTGCGAATCGTCTTCTGTAATTCCGAATCCGGCTGATGTTCCCAGGACGGATATTCACCAGAGATCTTTGCGTGCATTCCGGGAATCAGATCTTCCCACTGCACAAACCGTTCTTTCATTTCTTCCACTTTGGATGCAAAAGAACTTCGGATCAGCGTTTCGAATAGCACAGCATCTTCTGTGGTATTTACAATTCCAAGATTGCAGGAAGTCTCCACCATCTGCTCCAGCGTCCTGCTGTATTCATAGACACCGTTTGGGCAGTTGTTCAGATAAAAGATCACCGCTTCTTTCGCACGCTGAGCGAGAACCTTTTCCTGTAAATCTTCCCGCTTCTCATGCGTCAGTTTAAGATTCGGTTCCGACGCTCCGAATTCTTTTTTCAATGTCTTCTCATATGCTATCCATTCCCCGATAATCCGGTCGGCAGATTCCGGATCAGCCAACAGTATAGCTTCACAGGTTCCGGGAATCACATTGTTCTTCTGTCCGCCTTTCAGATCAACCAGATCAAAGAGAAACTCTTTTCTTTGCAGACCATTTAAAAATCGCCCCATCAGTTTATCTGCATTTCCCGGCTGATTGATGATCTCCACACCGGAATGACCGCTCTTTAAACCGGTCAGAAAAAGTGTAAGTCCGGTTCCATGTTTCTCTTCTCTCGAGATATTCAGCGACATCTGAACCGTTGCTCCGCCGGCACATCCCACGGTAATGATTCCTTCATCTTCCGAATCAAGATTTAACATTTTTCTGCCATCCACTCTGGCAAAATCAAAACCGATTGCCCCATCCATACCGGTTTCTTCATCGGTTGTAAGGATCACATGAAGCGGTGGATGCACCAAATCGTCCGAATCCAGAATGGCCAGTGCATATGCCACAGCGATTCCGTCATCGGCTCCTAATGTGGTATCTTTTGCTTTCACAAATCCATCTTCCACATACAGCTCCAGCGGATCTTTTTCAAAATCATGGAGACTTTCCGCCGTTTTCTCGCAGACCATATCCAGGTGTCCCTGAATCATGACCGGCTCACAATTCTCACATCCCCTGGAACCCGGCTTTTTGATCCATACATTTTTCCACGGATCCTGTTCCACCCAGAGATTCCTTTGCTTTGCGAATTCCACACAATAGTTACTGATTTCCGTTACATTACCGGAACCTCTTGGAATCCGGCTGATTTCCTCGAAATAATAAAACACCTTTTCCGGATAACATGCTTCTAATTTCATTTTTACACTTCGCCTGCTTTCTTCATTAATATTTACAAAGTTATCGCATAAAATATGATGATATCATATCAAGATTTCCGGAGGATCTCCATGAAATCCGTTCTTTCTTCCCTTTTCACCCTTTTTTGCTTTTTCCTGATCCTTCTGTGCCCCCGGGAAGCATTTGAAGGCGCAAGATCCGGACTTTTCCTGTGGTTTGAGACCTTACTTCCGACTCTGTTTCCATTTATGGTGCTCACAAATCTTCTGATTCATACACAGGCACTTTCTTATATCACTCAGGTACTGAAACCGATCCTCTGTCCGATCTTTCATGTCTCTGAAAACGGAAGCTTTGCCATCCTCTGCGGATTTCTCTGTGGATATCCGATGGGAGCCAAAGTCATTGCCTCTTTGTGTCGGGAACAGAAGCTTTCAAGTTCGGAAGGTCAGTATCTTATGTCTTTCTGTAACAATACAAGCCCCATGTTTCTTTTAAATTATGTGATTCTTTCTGCATTGCATCTTCCCGGAAAAACCGGAAACATTTTGTTGCTGTCTCTGGCATCCCCGGTATGCATAAGTTTCTTTACACGCTTTCTGGTTTTCGAATCGGAGACACATCGTTTCCGATTCCACAGACCACACCCTCTGTTTCCGGCAAAATTCCCATCCGTTCTTGGTAGAAAATCTGTCACCTGTTCCAACGGCCCCGGCATGAAATCCATCTCCCGTTCTGCTTCACAATTTGCTTCTGCAGCCCCGAACCTCTCGTTCCTGAAACTTCTGGAAGAAAGCCTCGCCGATGCAGCCGCAGCGATCCTGCAGGTTGGAGGATATGTGATCCTGTTCTCCGTACTTTTAAAACTTGGCATCAGGTTTCGAATCGACCGGACGCTTCCCGGATTGATGGCGCTTTCCACTCTGGAAATCACAACCGGGATTCAGTTACTGACACAAACTCCTGGTTTCTGCCGTATTCCCTGTATTCTGTTCCTTACAGGATTCGGCGGCGTCTGCGCATTGTTCCAGAGTGCTGCAATGATCCGGGATTCCGGCCTGTCCTTCTTTCCTTATATAATAGAAAAGCTGGCTACCGGGTTGGTAACCAGCCTGTTAACATTCCTGTTTTTATAGAGAACGCGACGCTTTCTGTATAAAAGCCCTTAATTCTCCTCTACATACTCATCGGATCCATCCGGAATATCCAATTCTGCCCGGTTGGATCTGACCACATCGTAACACTCTTTCAGAGAATTTACCAGACCGTCATACTTGGTGGTATAGCTGTCCAGCGTATGTCCGATAATACTTTCTGCATTGGCAAGAAGATCATCTGTATACTGTACTGCTCCGATTCGGATCGCATTGGCATCACGGGTCGCATTGTCTACGATCTCCTGTGCCTGTGCAGTCGCCTGTGTCACGATCTCATTGGCCTGCGCATATGCCTGCTGCATAATCTCGTGCTCGCTGACCAGTTCTGTGGTCTGAACCTGAGCCTCTTCCAACATCGCATCCGCCTTTGCCTGTGCATCAGCCAGTATCGCATCCCGATTACTGATAATCTTCTGATAACGTTTGATCTCATCCGGAGTCTTCATGCGAAGTTCCCGAAGTAATTCATCCAGATGTTCTTTATTTACAATAATCTTCGTCGTCGACAACGGCTGAAACTTACAGTCTCTGTCAATATATTCTTCGATTTCATCAATAATCTGTTCAATACGGCTGCTCATTGTTACACTCTCCTTTTATTCATCTTCTGCTCAAGTGCAGCAGCTACAGCTTCCGGCACAAACTGTGAAATATCTCCCCCAAAAGCCGCAACTTCTTTTACCGTAGTCGAGCTGAGATAGGAATATTCGATACTCGTCGTAAGGAACATCGTCTCAACTTCCGGTTCAAGCTTGTGATTTGTCTGAGACATCTGAAGCTCATACTCAAAATCCGTAATCGCCCGAAGTCCGCGTACCACAAAATCTGCCTCTACCTGTTTTGCAAAATCAATTAATAAGCCCTCGAATGGTACAACCTTCACATTTGAGAACTCATCCGTCACTTCTTTTAACATTTTAACACGTTCTTCTACAGAAAACAACGGCATTTTTGCATTATTATTAAGCACTCCGACTACCAGTTCGTCTGCAATTCTTGCGGATCTTCTGATAATATCGAGATGCCCGTATGTAACCGGGTCAAAACTGCCCGGATAAACTGCTCTAAGCATTTTTCGTCCTTTCCGCGCGTTCCAGGAACACGTGCATGTTCGTTTTATATTCTTTTTTCTTGATCAAATGATACCCGAGATCTTCCAGATAAGAAAAATCAGTAGACAGCGATGCCTCCACGATCAGCAGAGTCTCTTCATCTATCAGGCTGGAGTCCTTCAAAGCTTCCAAAACTCTCTTCTCCAACTGTCTGTCGTAAGGCGGATCCATGAACACATAGTCAAAATATCTCTGCCCCTCCATGCGTCTCAGTGCGGCAAACACATCACATTGCAGAATCTCTGCCCTCTCGTCCAGTCTGGTAAATTCCAGGTTCTCTTTGATGCAGGCAGCCGCTTTCTTGTTTTCCTCTACAAATACGGCATTCTTTGCACCTCTGCTCAGTGCTTCAATCCCGATTGCCCCGCTTCCTGCAAAAAGATCCAGAAAGGATATGTCCGCCAGTCCATGAGCGATCATATTAAACAGCGTCTCTTTGATCCGGTCTGTCGTCGGTCTTGTCCCCATACCCTCTACCGTCTTCAGCCGTAATCTCTTCGCGCTTCCTGCGATCACTCTCATATAGTTCCTCCTAACCGTCCATTTTTCGATTGTCTCTTATTCTCGAAAACTCATTGCGTACATTATAATAATTTGTCTGATTATTGTCAATATTTGTATGTTAAAAGAAACAGCAAAGAAATCGGGAAGGGACTTCCACTCAAGCAAATACAACAAAAGAGATCAACAGAACAGATCAAATCCAATTCCGTCAATCTCTTTTCTTACTTTTTACACTTCAATTTTATGCAGGAAGACCTATTTACCAGCCATCTGCTTTTCCTGCTGTTCAATCATTTTCTTTACCATATAGCCTCCGACAGATCCGTTCTGTTTGGAAGTCAGATCTCCGTTGTAACCATCGGTAAGCGGAACTCCCAGCTCGTTCGCAACTTCGTATTTGAATTTGTCCAATGCGCCTTTTGCTTCCGGTACAGCTGTTCTGTTAGATGAACGATTTGTCATTTTTATTTCCTCCTTCATATGAGTTCTTTTTGTAACGTTTAGGATTGTTACGCTCATAGTATATGGAGAGAATTTGTTTTTACACTAGAAGTTCCTGCAAAAACTGACAAATTTATACAGAGAATATAATGCCACTTGTAAGATTTAAATTAGAACTTTTCTTCATTAATATTCTGTTGCAGAAAACATTTGTGAGAAATGATATACATAACCATTATCTACTTTTTTACAAAATACTCCAATTCCAATAGAAGAATAATTATTACTTAAGATATTTTGATTATGTCCAGGTGATGCAAACCAATCATTACAAACTTGTTCTGCACTTTTTTGTCCTCGTGCTAGATTCTCACCAGATACATATCTCCAAGAAGAAAGTGCCCATTCTCCATTTGGTCTAGTATGTGAATATGTA
This window of the Mediterraneibacter butyricigenes genome carries:
- a CDS encoding RsmF rRNA methyltransferase first C-terminal domain-containing protein, producing the protein MKLPVAFEEKMKDLLGEEFQDYIDCYEEKRYYGLRVNTLKISVEDFQKICPWKLEPIPWIENGFYYDGDSIQPAKHPYYAAGLYYLQEPSAMTPANRLPVQPREKVLDVCAAPGGKATELASKLGREGVLAANDISSSRAKGLLKNLELSGVGNLLVLSEEPGKLISYFREYFDKILIDAPCSGEGMFRKEKRMVKAWEEHGPEFFSKIQKSIIAQAAEMLKPGGMILYSTCTFDRRENEETILSLLEQFPEFEICEMKGYEGFRPGIPKDDREDLVKTVRIFPHCMKGEGHYLALLKKGSEGCENTETNLERQKKQTVPGSAGGLKKIPEELEEFLGHLTLPLDPSRLDLKKERVYYMPAELPDLKGIRFLRTGLLLGELKKNRFEPSQALAMYLKMEEYDQVLNLSVEDERVHRYLKGETLDVSDLCSNSSQKKQKAGSGRKQKDKGWSLVCVDGYPLGWGKLASGTLKNKYLPGWRWQS
- a CDS encoding M23 family metallopeptidase: MKKMLIFLVGLVFFTVTDQRILEEEAKKGRISETFYLEEDFRSQPVSETFLEEIGNFEDPGEAVGFYFLETNYGEDTFYLTDAKILTETERLTDTKKWKKRMNWWQRQRGYEDYADTCRQIWNDVQYFPVASGNGADENRITFGNSWMQERTYGGKRGHEGTDLMPKENKRGTYPIVSMTDGIVSQKGWLEKGGYRLGILAPGGAYFYYAHLDSYANLKEGDPVKAGDFLGFMGDSGYGEEGTTGKFPVHLHVGIYLNRGEQEISINPYPVLCYLKDRSVNSVRQVFSTTGAIQEFMIY
- a CDS encoding aminoacyl-histidine dipeptidase; this encodes MKLEACYPEKVFYYFEEISRIPRGSGNVTEISNYCVEFAKQRNLWVEQDPWKNVWIKKPGSRGCENCEPVMIQGHLDMVCEKTAESLHDFEKDPLELYVEDGFVKAKDTTLGADDGIAVAYALAILDSDDLVHPPLHVILTTDEETGMDGAIGFDFARVDGRKMLNLDSEDEGIITVGCAGGATVQMSLNISREEKHGTGLTLFLTGLKSGHSGVEIINQPGNADKLMGRFLNGLQRKEFLFDLVDLKGGQKNNVIPGTCEAILLADPESADRIIGEWIAYEKTLKKEFGASEPNLKLTHEKREDLQEKVLAQRAKEAVIFYLNNCPNGVYEYSRTLEQMVETSCNLGIVNTTEDAVLFETLIRSSFASKVEEMKERFVQWEDLIPGMHAKISGEYPSWEHQPDSELQKTIRNCYHTLYGKDPQFLTIHAGLECGIFAGKKEEFDCVSFGPQIYDIHSVKERLDIESTGRTWKLILKILEALTV
- a CDS encoding nucleoside recognition domain-containing protein, producing MKSVLSSLFTLFCFFLILLCPREAFEGARSGLFLWFETLLPTLFPFMVLTNLLIHTQALSYITQVLKPILCPIFHVSENGSFAILCGFLCGYPMGAKVIASLCREQKLSSSEGQYLMSFCNNTSPMFLLNYVILSALHLPGKTGNILLLSLASPVCISFFTRFLVFESETHRFRFHRPHPLFPAKFPSVLGRKSVTCSNGPGMKSISRSASQFASAAPNLSFLKLLEESLADAAAAILQVGGYVILFSVLLKLGIRFRIDRTLPGLMALSTLEITTGIQLLTQTPGFCRIPCILFLTGFGGVCALFQSAAMIRDSGLSFFPYIIEKLATGLVTSLLTFLFL
- a CDS encoding ATP synthase subunit B family protein, translated to MSSRIEQIIDEIEEYIDRDCKFQPLSTTKIIVNKEHLDELLRELRMKTPDEIKRYQKIISNRDAILADAQAKADAMLEEAQVQTTELVSEHEIMQQAYAQANEIVTQATAQAQEIVDNATRDANAIRIGAVQYTDDLLANAESIIGHTLDSYTTKYDGLVNSLKECYDVVRSNRAELDIPDGSDEYVEEN
- the coaD gene encoding pantetheine-phosphate adenylyltransferase, producing MLRAVYPGSFDPVTYGHLDIIRRSARIADELVVGVLNNNAKMPLFSVEERVKMLKEVTDEFSNVKVVPFEGLLIDFAKQVEADFVVRGLRAITDFEYELQMSQTNHKLEPEVETMFLTTSIEYSYLSSTTVKEVAAFGGDISQFVPEAVAAALEQKMNKRRV
- the rsmD gene encoding 16S rRNA (guanine(966)-N(2))-methyltransferase RsmD, giving the protein MRVIAGSAKRLRLKTVEGMGTRPTTDRIKETLFNMIAHGLADISFLDLFAGSGAIGIEALSRGAKNAVFVEENKKAAACIKENLEFTRLDERAEILQCDVFAALRRMEGQRYFDYVFMDPPYDRQLEKRVLEALKDSSLIDEETLLIVEASLSTDFSYLEDLGYHLIKKKEYKTNMHVFLERAERTKNA
- a CDS encoding alpha/beta-type small acid-soluble spore protein, giving the protein MTNRSSNRTAVPEAKGALDKFKYEVANELGVPLTDGYNGDLTSKQNGSVGGYMVKKMIEQQEKQMAGK
- a CDS encoding CAP domain-containing protein codes for the protein MDGLFDEENIRAYEITNTYSHTRPNGEWALSSWRYVSGENLARGQKSAEQVCNDWFASPGHNQNILSNNYSSIGIGVFCKKVDNGYVYHFSQMFSATEY